In the Spirochaetia bacterium 38H-sp genome, ATTGTGAGCCTGAAGGTTGCTTTGATGAGTTTTATGTAAGGTTTTTATAAAAAAAGCGCTGCTTATGCAGCGCTTTTTTGTATATTTTATGGCTTAGCGTTTTACGGAGTAAAAAGCTTTGAGACCGGGGTACTCTGCAGTATCTCCGAGCATTTCTTCTATGCGAAGAAGCTGGTTGTACTTGCTGAGGCGGTCAGAGCGGCTAAGTGAGCCTGTCTTTATCTGGCCTGTCTCAAGTGCAACAACAAGGTCTGCTATAAAGTTATCTTCTGTTTCTCCACTTCTGTGGGATACCACTGCTGTGTATCCTGCGCGTTTTGCCATCTCAACTGCTTCAAATGTTTCTGTGAGTGTTCCTATCTGGTTTACCTTGATAAGTATCGAGTTGGCTACGCCTTTTTCTATACCTTGGGAAAGGCGCTTGGTGTTGGTTACAAAGAGGTCGTCCCCCACAAGCTGTACCTTATTGCCAATCTTGTCTGTAAGTGCCTTCCAGCCTTCCCAGTCATCTTCTGCCATACCGTCTTCTATGGATATTATGGGATATTTGTTTACCCAGCTTTCCCAGAGGGCTGCCATTTCTTCTGATGTTAATTCTTCTCCTGTGGAGTGGCTGAGTATGTAGCGCTTCTTTTTCTCGTCATAGAGTTCACTGGATGCAGGGTCAAGGGCTATCATAACATCGTCACCTGGTTTGTAGCCGGCCTTTTCTATACTCTTGAGGATGAGCTCTACTGCTTCTTCGTTGGATTTGAGGTTGGGGGCAAATCCGCCTTCATCACCTACTGTTGTGGAGTATCCGTTCTCTTTGAGTATGCCTTTGAGTGTGTGGAAGACTTCTGTTATCATTCTGAGGCCTTCACGGAATGTTGGTGCTCCCACCGGCATTACCATAAACTCCTGGAAGTCCACGGAGTTGTCAGCGTGTGCTCCTCCGTTGAGTATGTTTGCCATTGGTACGGGCAGTGTTGTTGCCTTGTATGCTCCAAGATACTTAAATAGTGGTACTCCGAGGAAATCGGCTGCTGCTCTTGCTACTGCCATGGATACGCCAAGGATTGCGTTGGCACCAAGCTTGCTTTTGTTCTCAGTACCGTCAAGCTCAAGCATTGTGCGGTCAATATCCACCTGGTCTAGTGCATCAAGGCCTTCTATCTCTGGTGCTATGATGTTGTTGACGTTTTCTACTGCCTTGAGTACGCCTTTTCCCATGTAGCGTTTTTTGTCTCCGTCTCTGAGCTCCACAGCTTCGTGTACGCCTGTGGATGCTCCTGATGGTACTGCTGCTCTTCCCTGAGAGCCGTCTTCCAGTATTACGTCAACCTCTACTGTGGGGTTGCCGCGTGAGTCCAGAATTTCTCTGGCTTCTACGTATTCTATCATGCTCATGTTATTTCTCCTTTGATAGTTTTTTACTCAATTCACAATAGCTTGCTGTTTTTTTACTGTCAAGATAAGTAGGGCTTTTATATGGGGTTTTGTCTGTCATTGCTGTGTCTTTTTCTTTTTGCTGTCTGTATTTTCTTTTATGCGCCCGCAGGCAGGGCTTGCCGCAGTTTTGCCTGCTTTTCTTTTCTTTTGGGACTGCGGGAAGCCTGTTCGGTATTATGTTTTTCTTGTAAATCATGGGCAAAAAATAAAAATTTGTCAAAAATCTCCAATCCGTGCTAAAATATCCCGGGGGAGATATGAAAAACGATTTTACAGTGGGGCTCTTTATAGATTGGCTCACAAGTCCCTGGCATGCGTCTCTTGCTGATGGGCTCAGAGAGGCTTGTGCCGAGCGTGGATGGAATCTTGTGTGTTTTGTTACGGGAAGAATCGGGCATGAGCGACACAGGGAGAGTGAGCGTAATGTTTTGCTTGGTGCTGTTTCTTCTTCTAATTTGGATGCTGTCGTTCTTGCTACTCCGGCGCTTGTTTCTGCAGGCGGGCTTGATGCTGTGGGAAGGCTTGCTGCTAGGGCGTATGGCAGGCCTGTCGTGAGTCTGGGATATGCTTTGCCTGGGGTTGTTTCTGTTTTCTATGATAATTACAGAGGGTTTTATAATCTTCTGGAGCATCTTTATCTTGAGCACGGTGTAGAGCGTTTTGCTTTTTTGCGCGGTCCTCAGAATAATCCTGAGATGAGGGACCGTGCCAGGGCTTTTTTTGATTTTCTTTCTGACAGAGCGATTCCTGCTGGGTTTGTGCTTGATACTGCGCTCAATCTGGAAGAGGGAAGGCCTGCTGCCAGAAGGGTTGCTGAGTATATGAGGACAGGCAATGCCGTAGATGCCATTGTGTGTTCCAACGACCTTTTGGCTTATGGGGTATATTCTTTTCTTTCTTCTGAGTCTTATAAGATTCCCGATGATATGATTGTTACGGGTTATGATGATATAGGGCCTTCGCGTTATGCTGGGCTTACTACGCTCAGGCAGGATGTCAGAATGCTCGGAAGGGCTGCTTGTGGGGTGTTGGAGCGGATTGTTAGCGGAGAGGATGTGCCGGATGTGTGTTTTGTTCCGCAGCTTGTTACCCGCTTTAGCTGTGGTTGTATGGATTGTGAGCAAGAACAAGGCAATGATGTTTATCATCTTAGAGAACTGGTTGAGATGGGTGCTACCGATTACAGTTTTGAGAAGGGGAAGAGACTAGAGGAGGAGCTTGTCGCTTCTCTTGGAGTAGCGGAGATGCATGGTAAGCTCAAAAGGCAGCTTGCAGAGCTAAGCGTACAGACTTGTTATATTCTTCATTATGTGGATTCCAAAACTTCAGAATTGGGACTAAGGCCTGTTTTTTCCTATGATAAAAATGGCTGTGGAGATTGTTATGGTGAGTTTGATTCTAAAGTCTGCAGGGATCTGTTGCCGAATTTTGTAACTGAGCGTCTGGAGAGTCCTTATGCTCTTGTTGCTCATGCCCTTTTTAAGGGAGATAACAGGATAGGTGTTGTGTATTTTAATTTTACTGTCGAGGATCTTAGGATACATGAGGGTATAAGACATGGTCTTAGCATAGGCTATGATGTTGCGCGACTTCTTTCTAGGATAAGACATCAGAATACAGCTCTCAGAGAAAGAAAGAAAATGCTGGAAGAGACGAACAATATGCTTGAGGAGGAGATAAGAAGGCGGCAGGC is a window encoding:
- the eno gene encoding phosphopyruvate hydratase; its protein translation is MSMIEYVEAREILDSRGNPTVEVDVILEDGSQGRAAVPSGASTGVHEAVELRDGDKKRYMGKGVLKAVENVNNIIAPEIEGLDALDQVDIDRTMLELDGTENKSKLGANAILGVSMAVARAAADFLGVPLFKYLGAYKATTLPVPMANILNGGAHADNSVDFQEFMVMPVGAPTFREGLRMITEVFHTLKGILKENGYSTTVGDEGGFAPNLKSNEEAVELILKSIEKAGYKPGDDVMIALDPASSELYDEKKKRYILSHSTGEELTSEEMAALWESWVNKYPIISIEDGMAEDDWEGWKALTDKIGNKVQLVGDDLFVTNTKRLSQGIEKGVANSILIKVNQIGTLTETFEAVEMAKRAGYTAVVSHRSGETEDNFIADLVVALETGQIKTGSLSRSDRLSKYNQLLRIEEMLGDTAEYPGLKAFYSVKR
- a CDS encoding substrate-binding domain-containing protein; translated protein: MKNDFTVGLFIDWLTSPWHASLADGLREACAERGWNLVCFVTGRIGHERHRESERNVLLGAVSSSNLDAVVLATPALVSAGGLDAVGRLAARAYGRPVVSLGYALPGVVSVFYDNYRGFYNLLEHLYLEHGVERFAFLRGPQNNPEMRDRARAFFDFLSDRAIPAGFVLDTALNLEEGRPAARRVAEYMRTGNAVDAIVCSNDLLAYGVYSFLSSESYKIPDDMIVTGYDDIGPSRYAGLTTLRQDVRMLGRAACGVLERIVSGEDVPDVCFVPQLVTRFSCGCMDCEQEQGNDVYHLRELVEMGATDYSFEKGKRLEEELVASLGVAEMHGKLKRQLAELSVQTCYILHYVDSKTSELGLRPVFSYDKNGCGDCYGEFDSKVCRDLLPNFVTERLESPYALVAHALFKGDNRIGVVYFNFTVEDLRIHEGIRHGLSIGYDVARLLSRIRHQNTALRERKKMLEETNNMLEEEIRRRQAIQRELKRREKYFRDMAMFLPILIWELDADRRIRFVNKRAESIASRSDVDFLELIHIEDQDRMEAIFESLVNNESVIPSQFRLANGSFSTTILCQCVAYTLDDLRCGIRIVGLEMEPMVSSVLMPEEAFFEDYNFTPREKELLGYLVRGYSRKDIAEILGISENTVKVHLSSIYRQTGVKNKNELFKLISEYQVTRLDYNSYAFSALSCLVKDWQDKNGIKLS